From the Glandiceps talaboti chromosome 10, keGlaTala1.1, whole genome shotgun sequence genome, one window contains:
- the LOC144440921 gene encoding TNF receptor-associated factor 2-like isoform X1: protein MAERVAVDIHFSIDTKYLCVHCHNILKDPIQTFCGHRFCRTCIEQILRDDGPLCKPCKEDGNGDSILTKERIYPDRAILRELNGLEIQCQNDGCKWQGNYKEYNKNHATSCAFELINCDNSGCIKKVKRHSLLEHLTSECVMRVIKCQYCKDDVMYKDLKSHYKQCNKYPVKCQYCDKHNIPREKLTQHQDIQNGDCPKKMVLCNFSTIGCDKMVAMEKTGDHNRQHVTKHMSMLLHAVLPVHTSMQQYKDSQREIAHLGSVTQKHEHSLSELTSNTQSLQTQIQHIANTSDRLQIDASLQNKIEEHGKESDRLRNRHKVLETKLMTYEGIVAVLNNQIEQDGNTIENLQRQGKLDKELFQSLERKIKSQDRIIALKDVALAEQDLRIQSLEMASYDGMLVWKIPNFNKKRQDAISGIHLSIYSPCFYSSRHGYKMCARIYLNGDGMGKGNHVSLFFVIMKGPFDALLRWPFRQKVTLMWLDQNNRDHVIDAFRPDPTSSSFKRPAQDMNVASGCPLFMPLSQIDSARHAYVKDDVAFIRIIVDTTDIA from the exons ATGGCTGAACGAGTGGCTGttgacatacattttagcaTTGATACCAAGTACTTATGTGTCCATTGTCATAACATATTAAAAGACCCGATTCAAACTTTCTGCGGACATCGCTTCTGTCGCACTTGCATCGAACAAATTTTACG gGATGATGGACCACTCTGTAAACCATGCAAGGAAGATGGAAACGGTGATTCAATATTAACGAAAGAAAGG ATATACCCTGATAGAGCTATTCTAAGAGAGCTGAATGGGCTAGAAATACAATGCCAAAACGATGGATGCAAATGGCAAGGCAATTACAAAGAGTATAACAAG AACCATGCCACATCATGTGCATTCGAGTTGATAAATTGTGACAATAGTGGGTGTATTAAAAAAGTTAAAAGACATTCTCTGCTTGAACATTTGACCAGTGAATGTGTAATGAGGGTGATCAAATGCCAATATTGTAAGGATGATGTAATGTACAAGGACTTGAAG TCTCATTACAAGCAGTGCAACAAATATCCTGTGAAGTGTCAATACTGTGATAAACACAACATCCCTCGAGAAAAG CTAACACAACATCAGGACATCCAAAATGGCGATTGCCCAAAGAAAATGGTTTTGTGTAATTTTAGTACAATTGGATGTGATAAAATG gttGCTATGGAAAAGACAGGCGACCACAATCGGCAACATGTGACTAAACACATGAGTATGCTTCTGCATGCTGTGTTGCCAGTACACACATCTATGCAGCAGTACAAAGATAGTCAAAGGGAAATCGCCCATTTAGGGAGTGTAACGCAAAAGCATGAACATTCTTTAAGCGAGTTGACATCCAACACACAGTCGCTTCAAACCCAAATCCAACACATCGCAAATACTTCCGACAGGTTACAAATAGATGCAtcattacaaaacaaaattgaagaacATGGAAAGGAAAGTGATAGACTGCGTAACCGCCATAAGGTTCTTGAGACGAAGCTGATGACGTACGAAGGGATTGTTGCTGTGCTTAATAATCAAATCGAACAAGATGGAAACACCATTGAGAACTTACAGAGACAGGGGAAACTCGACAAGGAACTATTCCAATCACTAGAACGAAAAATCAAATCTCAAGATAGGATCATAGCTTTGAAGGATGTCGCCTTGGCGGAACAGGACCTGAGAATTCAATCTTTAGAGATGGCATCATATGACGGTATGCTGGTCTGGAAGATTCCAAATTTCAACAAGAAACGCCAAGACGCTATTTCCGGTATACATCTGTCAATATACTCGCCCTGTTTCTATTCCAGTCGCCATGGTTACAAGATGTGTGCTAGAATTTACCTTAATGGTGATGGAATGGGAAAGGGCAACCACGTGTCTCTCTTCTTCGTGATAATGAAAGGTCCATTCGACGCCCTCTTGAGGTGGCCTTTCCGCCAAAAGGTCACGTTGATGTGGTTGGATCAAAATAATCGAGATCACGTGATTGATGCTTTCCGTCCTGATCCAACGTCAAGTTCATTCAAGCGACCAGCACAGGACATGAACGTTGCTAGTGGATGTCCTCTGTTCATGCCTTTATCGCAAATTGATAGTGCACGTCATGCTTACGTCAAGGATGACGTAGCATTTATCAGAATTATCGTTGACACAACTGATATCGCATGA
- the LOC144440921 gene encoding TNF receptor-associated factor 2-like isoform X2, translated as MAITFGDLSPARKYLCGLCIKILREPMQTPCGHRYCKSCIHQLLARDDGPLCKPCKEDGNGDSILTKERIYPDRAILRELNGLEIQCQNDGCKWQGNYKEYNKNHATSCAFELINCDNSGCIKKVKRHSLLEHLTSECVMRVIKCQYCKDDVMYKDLKSHYKQCNKYPVKCQYCDKHNIPREKLTQHQDIQNGDCPKKMVLCNFSTIGCDKMVAMEKTGDHNRQHVTKHMSMLLHAVLPVHTSMQQYKDSQREIAHLGSVTQKHEHSLSELTSNTQSLQTQIQHIANTSDRLQIDASLQNKIEEHGKESDRLRNRHKVLETKLMTYEGIVAVLNNQIEQDGNTIENLQRQGKLDKELFQSLERKIKSQDRIIALKDVALAEQDLRIQSLEMASYDGMLVWKIPNFNKKRQDAISGIHLSIYSPCFYSSRHGYKMCARIYLNGDGMGKGNHVSLFFVIMKGPFDALLRWPFRQKVTLMWLDQNNRDHVIDAFRPDPTSSSFKRPAQDMNVASGCPLFMPLSQIDSARHAYVKDDVAFIRIIVDTTDIA; from the exons ATGGCGATCACATTTGGCGACCTATCACCAGCCCGTAAGTATCTCTGTGGGCTATGCATAAAGATTCTTCGAGAGCCTATGCAAACGCCTTGCGGTCATCGGTACTGTAAAAGTTGCATACACCAGCTGCTGGCAAG gGATGATGGACCACTCTGTAAACCATGCAAGGAAGATGGAAACGGTGATTCAATATTAACGAAAGAAAGG ATATACCCTGATAGAGCTATTCTAAGAGAGCTGAATGGGCTAGAAATACAATGCCAAAACGATGGATGCAAATGGCAAGGCAATTACAAAGAGTATAACAAG AACCATGCCACATCATGTGCATTCGAGTTGATAAATTGTGACAATAGTGGGTGTATTAAAAAAGTTAAAAGACATTCTCTGCTTGAACATTTGACCAGTGAATGTGTAATGAGGGTGATCAAATGCCAATATTGTAAGGATGATGTAATGTACAAGGACTTGAAG TCTCATTACAAGCAGTGCAACAAATATCCTGTGAAGTGTCAATACTGTGATAAACACAACATCCCTCGAGAAAAG CTAACACAACATCAGGACATCCAAAATGGCGATTGCCCAAAGAAAATGGTTTTGTGTAATTTTAGTACAATTGGATGTGATAAAATG gttGCTATGGAAAAGACAGGCGACCACAATCGGCAACATGTGACTAAACACATGAGTATGCTTCTGCATGCTGTGTTGCCAGTACACACATCTATGCAGCAGTACAAAGATAGTCAAAGGGAAATCGCCCATTTAGGGAGTGTAACGCAAAAGCATGAACATTCTTTAAGCGAGTTGACATCCAACACACAGTCGCTTCAAACCCAAATCCAACACATCGCAAATACTTCCGACAGGTTACAAATAGATGCAtcattacaaaacaaaattgaagaacATGGAAAGGAAAGTGATAGACTGCGTAACCGCCATAAGGTTCTTGAGACGAAGCTGATGACGTACGAAGGGATTGTTGCTGTGCTTAATAATCAAATCGAACAAGATGGAAACACCATTGAGAACTTACAGAGACAGGGGAAACTCGACAAGGAACTATTCCAATCACTAGAACGAAAAATCAAATCTCAAGATAGGATCATAGCTTTGAAGGATGTCGCCTTGGCGGAACAGGACCTGAGAATTCAATCTTTAGAGATGGCATCATATGACGGTATGCTGGTCTGGAAGATTCCAAATTTCAACAAGAAACGCCAAGACGCTATTTCCGGTATACATCTGTCAATATACTCGCCCTGTTTCTATTCCAGTCGCCATGGTTACAAGATGTGTGCTAGAATTTACCTTAATGGTGATGGAATGGGAAAGGGCAACCACGTGTCTCTCTTCTTCGTGATAATGAAAGGTCCATTCGACGCCCTCTTGAGGTGGCCTTTCCGCCAAAAGGTCACGTTGATGTGGTTGGATCAAAATAATCGAGATCACGTGATTGATGCTTTCCGTCCTGATCCAACGTCAAGTTCATTCAAGCGACCAGCACAGGACATGAACGTTGCTAGTGGATGTCCTCTGTTCATGCCTTTATCGCAAATTGATAGTGCACGTCATGCTTACGTCAAGGATGACGTAGCATTTATCAGAATTATCGTTGACACAACTGATATCGCATGA
- the LOC144440622 gene encoding TNF receptor-associated factor 2-like, with protein MDINKVFSDKLFCTYHHGFGIGTRLNTGQISKHVLGRDIRYMDSMVKELTSPSIVQCRNTKNEEDAHDEKVMNIECFMNKYGDYVLARDGFLYENPFSTGCPVNNSYNIWPLCTHEKARTNNGLQNNITEAIYRKMERIFNNTREDMENLNALLVIAEIYADLQPVKFYCVVHRIALLMESSDQFRTVSHEELQFLANHIMGFNSTSDATYPDKAIKRELNQLSVHCVNTSCEWKGLYKEYEEHAPSCPYTYIKCIKHGCSAQFFRKKLTEHLEIECVMRVTNCMHCLTTVTYKELKGHYEECQQFPVTCKYCGKENIARSEIEVHVDAKNGDCPKKRVSCTFKEVGCDVMVAEQQMKEHSKEYIGEHLLLLLHTLIPFLTMIQNMKDDNGVAEIENKLDKQEKQVGGLTSLISNLSTKVTKLQQQINSPSPDSGLSLEGLKETYDKLRSTIAGLTSNHRSIQMKMSNNEGVVAVLSNQLENEAGNVTKLEHVIAQQNEKIESLERKIKAQDRIMALKDVSLAEQDLRIQSLEMASYDGELVWKISNFRKKRQDAISGKTVSLYSPCFYTSRHGYKMCARIYLNGDGMGKGNHVSLFFVVMKGSSDALLRWPFRQKVTLMWLDQNNRDHVIDAFRPDPTSSSFKRPTHDMNIASGCPLFMPLSQVDSTRHAYVKDDVAFLKVIVDTSDLE; from the exons atggacaTAAACAAAGTATTCAGTGATAAATTATTCTGTACATATCACCATGGATTTGGGATTGGCACTAGACTTAACACAGGACAGATTTCCAAGCATGTTCTTGGTAGAGATATTAGATATATGGACAGTATGGTGAAAGAGCTGACATCGCCATCGATAGTTCAGTGTAGAAATACTAAAAACGAAGAGGACGCACACGACGAAAAAGTTATGAATATCGAATGCTTCATGAACAAATACGGCGATTACGTCTTGGCAAGGGACGGATTCTTGTATGAAAATCCCTTCTCCACCGGTTGTCCTGTGAACAACTCGTATAACATTTGGCCTTTGTGCACTCATGAGAAGGCGAGAACAAACAATGGGCTACAGAATAATATCACTGAAGCCATCTATAGGAAAATGGAACGGATATTCAACAATACCAGAGAGGATATGGAAAATTTGAATGCACTATTGGTCATTGCAGAAATCTATGCAGATTTGCAACCGGTCAAATTCTACTGTGTTGTTCATCGTATTGCCCTATTGATGGAATCTTCCGACCAGTTCCGCACAGTGTCGCATGAAGAATTGCAATTTTTAGCGAATCACATCATGGGGTTCAATTCTACAAGTGACGCG ACATACCCTGATAAGGCAATCAAGAGAGAATTAAATCAGCTGTCAGTCCACTGTGTAAATACAAGTTGTGAATGGAAAGGACTGTATAAAGAATATG AGGAACATGCCCCAAGTTGTCCATATACCTACATTAAATGCATCAAACATGGCTGCAGTGCTCAGTTCTTCCGGAAGAAGTTGACAGAACATCTGGAGATAGAATGTGTAATGAGAGTAACCAACTGTATGCACTGTCTTACAACTGTGACGTACAAGGAGTTGAAA GGTCATTATGAAGAATGTCAACAGTTTCCTGTGACCTGTAAATATTGTGGAAAGGAAAACATAGCAAGATCTGAG ATTGAAGTTCACGTTGATGCTAAGAATGGCGATTGTCCTAAGAAGAGAGTATCGTGTACATTCAAAGAAGTTGGGTGTGACGTAATG GTGGCGGAACAACAAATGAAGGAACACAGCAAAGAGTACATAGGGGAACATCTATTGTTACTTCTCCACACTCTTATTCCATTCCTGACgatgatacaaaatatgaaagatGATAATGGAGTTGCTGAAATAGAAAATAAGCTGGACAAGCAGGAGAAACAGGTTGGCGGTTTGACATCATTGATAAGTAATCTCTCTACTAAAGTGACAAAGTTGCAACAGCAGATAAATTCTCCATCCCCAGATAGTGGATTGTCGCTTGAAGGACTGAAAGAAACATATGACAAGTTACGCAGCACAATTGCTGGCTTGACAAGCAATCATAGGAGCATACAAATGAAGATGTCAAATAATGAGGGCGTTGTTGCTGTGCTGAGTAACCAATTGGAGAATGAAGCGGGAAACGTTACAAAGCTTGAACACGTGATTGCACAACAAAACGAGAAAATTGAATCTTTAGAAAGAAAGATTAAAGCGCAAGATAGAATAATGGCCTTGAAAGATGTCTCGCTAGCAGAACAAGATCTTAGAATACAATCTCTAGAAATGGCTTCATATGATGGTGAACTGGTCtggaaaatttcaaattttaggaAAAAACGACAAGATGCGATTTCAGGTAAAACTGTGTCGTTGTATTCCCCATGTTTTTATACAAGTCGTCATGGTTATAAAATGTGTGCACGAATTTACTTGAACGGAGATGGTATGGGAAAGGGAAACCACGTGTCTCTTTTCTTTGTCGTAATGAAGGGATCTAGCGACGCTCTTTTGAGATGGCCTTTCCGTCAAAAGGTCACGTTGATGTGGCTAGATCAAAATAACAGAGATCACGTGATTGATGCTTTCCGTCCAGATCCAACGTCAAGTTCATTCAAGCGACCAACACATGATATGAATATCGCCAGTGGGTGTCCTCTCTTCATGCCATTGTCACAAGTAGATAGTACAAGACATGCCTATGTAAAAGATGATGTTGCATTTTTGAAAGTTATCGTTGATACGAGCGACTTGGAGTAA